A segment of the Yersinia rochesterensis genome:
GGTTCAACTCAAGCACGAGCATTAGCCGCGTCTTTACCGGTCGTCACCTGGTCAGCCGCCTTTAAGCAGGGTATTCTGGTGAGCAGCTCTGAACCTTCGATTGCTGAGCGCCGTCAGGTGGTTGAGCGCTTAAACAGTTATACTCAAAGCTTCCCCGGCGCTGTGCGCCCACTGATTCAACTGTGGCGTGAGCAGCAGGTGCTGCGCATTTCTCTGGCTGAAGAGCGCACGCGTTATCAGCGCTTGCAAGAGGAATCCGACGCGCAAATTGACCGTCTGAGAGAAAGCCAGGTTCGGTTGCAATATAATTTATTAGATACCACCCGCAAGCTGGAAAATCTAACCGATATTGAACGGCAGCTTTCATCACGTAAGCAAATGCAAAATGAGATTCCTGAAACTGATGCGGATAGCAAAGCTGCAGCCGCAGCGGCACTTAAGTCAGCCGAGGCTGATTCTCAGTCAAAAGTAGAGCCAGTCAAACCGGTTGAAACTAAGCCTGCGAACGTTAAACCGGCCGAAACCAAGCCAGTTCAAGCTAAACCGACTGAAACTAAACCTATCGCGCCTGCTCCGGTTGAAAATAAGCCAACAGAGTCACCAGCAGACAATAAACCTGCGCCGCAACCGGGAGAAAAACCGGCTGATACTTATACACCGCCAGTAGTCCCCCCAACTGATGTTCCACCTGCGACGAATAAGGAATCTCATGACGCCACGCAAACCGGCCAATCTACTGCTGGTTGATGACGACCCCAGCTTACTGAAGTTGCTGGGGATGCGTTTAACCAGT
Coding sequences within it:
- the qseG gene encoding two-component system QseEF-associated lipoprotein QseG, producing MKKTVFLSCRTSTTANKLVGKSGSGIFWRALLLAPLLLTGCTDNPTVGRFSQAVQMVIPETKIIDYRTLPCDVLWSLDDKETLENSLYWLRAMDCAERLGSTQARALAASLPVVTWSAAFKQGILVSSSEPSIAERRQVVERLNSYTQSFPGAVRPLIQLWREQQVLRISLAEERTRYQRLQEESDAQIDRLRESQVRLQYNLLDTTRKLENLTDIERQLSSRKQMQNEIPETDADSKAAAAAALKSAEADSQSKVEPVKPVETKPANVKPAETKPVQAKPTETKPIAPAPVENKPTESPADNKPAPQPGEKPADTYTPPVVPPTDVPPATNKESHDATQTGQSTAG